From Tiliqua scincoides isolate rTilSci1 chromosome 2, rTilSci1.hap2, whole genome shotgun sequence, the proteins below share one genomic window:
- the TSR2 gene encoding pre-rRNA-processing protein TSR2 homolog, whose protein sequence is MATPKQEARGLFQKGVEAVLGSWPVLQIAVENGFGGTYSQEKAEWMVGAVEQYFQSNANLEQEEVEDFLAELMNNEFDTIIEDGSLVQVSQQLCLFFSQCQQGDREAVHEAIARLKQKAKAAKMAAAKSQPAEESSSEEEQEAEEEAMDCSAAPSMNGSQPSLSPPPGPDGGEDGWTLVKKKK, encoded by the exons ATGGCGACGCCGAAGCAGGAGGCACGTGGCCTCTTCCAGAAAGGAGTGGAGGCTGTGCTGGgaagctggcctgtgctgcag ATCGCTGTTGAAAATGGCTTTGGAGGCACATACAGCCAGGAGAAAGCTGAATGGATGGTGGGGGCTGTGGAGCAGTACTTCCAAAGCAATG CTAACCTGGAGCAAGAGGAGGTGGAGGATTTCCTTGCTGAACTGATGAACAACGAATTTGACACCATAATAGAAGATGGTAGCTTGGTCCAG GTAAGCCAGCAGCTATGCCTGTTCTTCAGTCAGTGCCAACAGGGAGACAGAGAAGCAGTGCATGAAGCCATTGCCCGGCTGAAACAGAAGGCAAAAGCGGCCAAGATGGCAGCTGCAAAATCCCAGCCAGCTGAGgaaagcagcagtgaagaagaacAGGAGGCTGAAGAAGAG GCCATGGATTGCAGTGCCGCTCCTAGCATGAATGGATCACAGCCCAGCCTGTCTCCTCCCCCGGGCCCTGATGGTGGTGAAGATGGTTGGACTTTGgtaaagaagaagaaatga